From the Nodularia sphaerocarpa UHCC 0038 genome, the window AGCAAGCGTTAATCATTTGAGATTATGGCAGGACACAGTAAATGGGCTAATATTAAGCGCCAGAAGGCGGTAGTAGATGCCAAAAAGGGCAAGACTTTCGCCCAGTTGTCTAGGGCAATTATTATTGCTGCTAGAAGTGGTGTACCAGACCCCAGCTTAAATTTTCAGCTGCGTACAGCCATTGATAAGGCTAAGGCGGCTGATATTCCTAATGATAATATTGAACGGGCGATCGCTAAAGGGGCAGGAACTTTTGGCGGTGATGGTGCTAGTTTTGAGGCTATTCGTTATGAGGGTTATGGCCCTGGTGGTGTAGCTATTTTAATTGAAGCCCTGACAGATAATCGTAATCGCACGGCGGCTGATTTACGTGGGGCTTTTAGTAAATGTGGTGGAAATCTGGGTGAAACGGGTTGCGTTAGCTGGATGTTTGACCAAAAGGGTGTGTGTGTGGTTTCTGGGGTGGAGGATGAAGACCAGCTTTTGGAAGCATCTCTGGAAGGTGGGGCTGAGTTTTATGAGATGTCTGAGGATGAGATGGCTGAGGTGTTTACTGAGATGTCAAATTTAGAGGTTCTCAGTCTGAGGTTGAGGGATACGGGTTTTCAGGTGGATGATGTGGAGTTACGTTGGATTCCTAGTAATTATATTGAGGTTGCTGATTTTGAG encodes:
- a CDS encoding YebC/PmpR family DNA-binding transcriptional regulator, which produces MAGHSKWANIKRQKAVVDAKKGKTFAQLSRAIIIAARSGVPDPSLNFQLRTAIDKAKAADIPNDNIERAIAKGAGTFGGDGASFEAIRYEGYGPGGVAILIEALTDNRNRTAADLRGAFSKCGGNLGETGCVSWMFDQKGVCVVSGVEDEDQLLEASLEGGAEFYEMSEDEMAEVFTEMSNLEVLSLRLRDTGFQVDDVELRWIPSNYIEVADFEQGRSLVKLIDSLEGLDDVQNVTANFDMSDSVLDLLV